The following coding sequences are from one Triticum aestivum cultivar Chinese Spring chromosome 5A, IWGSC CS RefSeq v2.1, whole genome shotgun sequence window:
- the LOC123106999 gene encoding putative pumilio homolog 8, chloroplastic, with amino-acid sequence MALELRLAPAAAEEERRLSEEDELLFQDIAREVGRLGIRETEVEAQGRRQEDAAAADGLLPLPAVPERPGQQGGLYRPPLSVTRVLSLVVQEAGPVPPPPTGVPGGRRVLDEWHFPGDHLGRGRAPVHQNFRAAGSVPPRATWSGDAYARARAFPGRAASTQLVEDIVLFLAKNEQTVLNMLFWGAPEDADAVAAVIVQHAVPLIESSHGTRLLVVVLNRCNHMLQEAIVARITRDHKKFFKICAARSGEVVSMINSCISEKSLELLRDAIVPWVTPFMMARLVTDSSRLMVVHALVQCVPHPYFAEFIFDAVATNCLALAIHPHGVSLLQSCLEHVGWTEKDNVLSKVSCCSTDLAQNRFGNYIVQYVLKQRNPSYLAIIASRFRSNYVTLSRQRYSSNVVETCLEVFNDRDRSNIVHELILYHPFRDLVSDEFANYVISRALTTCKVPLRDRLATAILSLQNVNRRHPHCLKMFNTLSELGYRY; translated from the exons ATGGCTTTGGAGCTGCGgctggcgccggcggcggcggaggaggagaggcGCCTGTCCGAGGAGGACGAGCTACTGTTCCAGGACATCGCGAGGGAGGTGGGGCGGCTCGGCATCCGCGAGACCGAGGTTGAGGCCCAGGGGCGGCGCCAGGAGGACGCGGCCGCGGCGGACGGCCTCCTCCCACTTCCGGCGGTTCCTGAGCGCCCTGGGCAGCAGGGGGGCCTGTACCGGCCTCCCTTATCCGTGACGAGGGTTCTGTCGCTCGTGGTGCAGGAGGCCGGCccggtgccgccgccgccgacgggggTACCCGGCGGCCGTAGGGTGCTCGACGAATGGCACTTCCCGGGCGATCATCTCGGCCGCGGTCGCGCCCCTGTCCACCAGAACTTCCGCGCCGCGGGATCCGTGCCGCCGCGCGCCACCTGGTCTGGCGACGCGTACGCCCGCGCAAGGGCGTTTCCTGGGCGCGCCGCCAGCACACAGCTGGTCGAGGACATCGTCCTGTTTCTCGCCAAGAACGAGCAAACGGTGCTCAACATGCTGTTCTGGGGAGCCCCCGAGGACGCGGACGCCGTGGCAGCGGTGATAGTCCAGCACGCCGTCCCTCTCATCGAGAGCAGCCACGGGACCCGCCTGCTCGTTGTCGTCCTCAACCGCTGCAACCATATGCTCCAGGAAGCGATCGTCGCTAGAATCACTCGAGACCACAAGAAGTTTTTCAAGATTTGTGCTGCGAG GTCAGGTGAGGTGGTGAGCATGATCAATTCCTGCATATCCGAGAAATCACTGGAGCTTCTGAGAGATGCAATCGTGCCATGGGTGACTCCGTTTATGATGGCTCGCCTTGTAACGGATTCGAGTAGACTCATGGTGGTGCATGCCTTGGTGCAGTGTGTTCCTCATCCATACTTTGCTGAG TTTATTTTTGATGCTGTTGCTACGAACTGCTTAGCACTTGCTATTCATCCACATGGAGTGTCCCTCCTGCAAAGTTGTCTGGAGCATGTCGGATGGACAGAAAAGGATAATGTTTTATCAAAAGTCTCTTGTTGCAGCACTGATCTTGCTCAAAATCGTTTTGG AAACTACATTGTTCAGTACGTCCTGAAACAAAGAAACCCATCGTACTTGGCAATTATCGCATCCCGCTTCAGGTCTAATTATGTGACACTCTCAAGACAAAGATATAGCAGCAATGTGGTTGAAACGTGCCTAGAAGTTTTTAATGACAGAGATCGATCTAACATTGTTCATGAATTGATTCTGTATCATCCCTTCAGAGATTTAGTGTCAGATGAGTTTGCTAATTATGTCATCTCTAGAGCCCTTACAACCTGCAAG GTTCCTCTTCGGGATCGATTGGCCACTGCTATCCTTTCCCTTCAAAATGTCAATCGCCGTCACCCTCATTGTCTGAAGATGTTCAACACACTTTCTGAGCTTGGCTACAGATATTGA